One window of Solwaraspora sp. WMMA2056 genomic DNA carries:
- a CDS encoding LamG domain-containing protein yields MAAERIAEACAVRVEALDLRDEYSQVYVEPDGSRTLESAVVPQRVRTGADSWTPVSTELTERTDGRLAPAATTADVSFSGDGTGPLVAVRMGEHEFTLSWPEPLSAPTVQGDTAVYGSVFPDTDLHVIATPTGYRHVLEVKTAQAAVHPDLGRIRYVFGGDITPQPLTEGGLRLVDPDGRTVGVTPTASMWDSSVDPSVGGEVTAGRDAAGSAVTPDPSTAAGPGPAAPMVPIEVDVATGDLEVVPDPSVLAGAETVYPVFIDPAFDNKSTRWAYANNINTNWDIGNRAWVGRNSYDGALYRSFFDFNVWQIRGKRILSAQVRAKLDHSWSCSATWVHLYRTAGVSATPRMSWGTRPLPSSKWLAAQEANANEAGGCGVIQPDVDVEFGGSTLTTDVQYAVNQQWTGYTVGLCACNSSGQYESTQDRWKKFYVDQTWLIVSYNSRPGIPTELTTSSVACGGVVGTTSPTLRARYVDPDGSDTLTGRFEWKDVTSPTATQTNGPSRPANNFGEITLNLGAGAEGKTFVWRVYTTDAHDGSDWSGACHFTVNASAPPAPGITSSDYPSGPTAHGGPGQSGSFTFTAGGAPDVTTYVYGWSNPPGNQVTVSPGSSRTVTLTPPKHGLNMLYVYSKDTAGTPSPTTPYQFLVGSPAAPIGHWPLNTVNGHGLTDTAGDADLMASGDVTWPADTRLIGESVPFFDSIDESPNNLYGSASATVSDLDTAGSFSVSAWVRASALTGGNRTAVSQDDTDFSGFYLGIRYLGSPPAPYWSFMMGNSPSVGSNHRADSGSPITAADIGKWTHLAAVHDAQVGVMRLYVNGELAAETTRSAVPWTATGPVVVGRALWYGALTDSWRGEVTDLRIWNRVIVADDLQGTNADPQAGTIAMRGILSPVRVGMWDFSWTADCWCGEAIDDERWGRDLYLAGWDSVPASATFTEDGHDDGDAAWFDGASGYASTTDPYTLVQNPVVRTDQSFTVSAWAQLDGDPADPLPAGNISVVAQEGTQVDAFALGYQAAAQRWAFWLHGADVSNSSTSAAVTSPVVPVPGEWFHLVGVYDAGTESVTLYVNGQAAGPVFLSAPTWAAAGSLTLARELWNGNLGGYFPGTIDQVTVYVGVMNAREVNNLYTTS; encoded by the coding sequence GTGGCGGCCGAGCGGATCGCCGAGGCCTGCGCGGTCCGGGTCGAGGCCCTCGACCTGCGTGACGAGTACTCGCAGGTCTACGTGGAACCCGACGGTTCGCGAACCTTGGAATCGGCGGTCGTGCCGCAGCGGGTTCGGACCGGGGCCGACTCGTGGACGCCGGTGTCGACCGAGCTGACGGAGCGAACGGACGGCCGGCTCGCCCCGGCGGCCACCACGGCCGACGTCTCGTTCAGCGGTGACGGTACGGGCCCGTTGGTGGCCGTCCGGATGGGTGAACACGAGTTCACCCTGTCGTGGCCGGAGCCGCTCTCCGCGCCGACAGTGCAGGGCGACACCGCCGTCTACGGGTCGGTGTTCCCCGACACGGACCTGCACGTGATCGCCACCCCGACCGGCTACCGGCATGTGTTGGAAGTCAAGACCGCTCAAGCTGCGGTTCACCCGGACCTTGGGCGGATCCGGTACGTGTTCGGTGGGGACATCACTCCGCAGCCACTGACCGAGGGCGGGCTGCGGCTTGTAGACCCGGACGGGCGGACCGTCGGTGTCACACCGACCGCGTCGATGTGGGACTCGTCGGTCGATCCGTCCGTGGGCGGTGAGGTGACGGCCGGCCGTGACGCGGCCGGATCGGCGGTGACGCCGGATCCATCGACCGCCGCTGGGCCGGGACCGGCTGCGCCGATGGTGCCGATCGAGGTGGATGTGGCCACCGGGGATCTGGAGGTCGTGCCGGACCCGTCGGTGCTGGCCGGCGCCGAGACTGTCTACCCGGTGTTCATCGATCCGGCTTTCGACAACAAGAGCACCCGGTGGGCGTACGCGAACAACATCAACACGAACTGGGACATCGGCAACCGGGCGTGGGTGGGGCGTAACTCCTACGACGGGGCGTTGTACCGGTCGTTCTTCGACTTCAACGTCTGGCAGATCCGCGGCAAGCGGATCTTGTCCGCGCAGGTCCGCGCCAAGCTCGACCACTCCTGGTCGTGTTCAGCGACGTGGGTGCATCTGTACCGCACGGCGGGTGTGTCGGCGACGCCCCGAATGTCGTGGGGCACCCGACCGCTGCCGTCGTCGAAGTGGTTGGCGGCGCAGGAGGCCAACGCCAACGAGGCCGGCGGGTGTGGCGTCATCCAGCCGGACGTCGACGTCGAGTTCGGCGGATCTACCCTGACCACCGACGTGCAGTACGCGGTGAACCAGCAGTGGACCGGCTACACGGTCGGACTGTGCGCGTGCAACAGTTCGGGACAGTACGAGTCCACGCAGGACCGCTGGAAGAAGTTCTACGTCGACCAGACCTGGCTGATCGTCAGCTACAACTCACGGCCGGGGATTCCGACCGAGCTGACCACCTCGTCGGTGGCATGCGGTGGTGTCGTCGGCACCACGTCCCCGACCTTGCGGGCCCGGTATGTCGACCCGGACGGTTCCGACACCCTGACCGGTCGGTTCGAGTGGAAGGACGTGACCAGCCCGACCGCGACCCAGACCAACGGGCCGTCCCGACCGGCCAACAACTTCGGCGAGATCACGCTGAACCTCGGGGCGGGGGCAGAGGGGAAAACCTTCGTCTGGCGGGTCTACACCACCGACGCCCACGACGGGTCCGACTGGTCTGGCGCGTGCCACTTCACGGTCAACGCCAGCGCACCGCCGGCACCGGGCATCACATCGTCGGACTACCCGTCCGGGCCTACCGCGCACGGCGGTCCGGGCCAGTCCGGCTCCTTCACCTTCACCGCCGGTGGTGCACCGGATGTGACGACCTACGTCTACGGCTGGAGCAATCCACCCGGCAACCAGGTGACGGTGTCACCTGGGTCCTCGCGGACGGTCACGCTCACGCCGCCCAAGCACGGGCTCAACATGCTGTACGTCTACAGCAAGGACACCGCCGGCACACCGAGCCCGACGACTCCGTACCAGTTCCTGGTGGGCTCGCCAGCTGCCCCGATCGGGCACTGGCCGCTCAACACCGTCAACGGACACGGTCTCACCGATACGGCCGGGGACGCGGACCTGATGGCGTCCGGTGACGTCACCTGGCCGGCCGACACCAGGCTGATCGGCGAGAGCGTCCCGTTCTTCGATAGCATCGACGAGTCGCCCAACAATCTTTATGGCAGCGCGTCCGCGACAGTGTCTGATCTGGACACTGCAGGGTCGTTCAGTGTCTCAGCATGGGTGCGCGCCTCGGCGCTCACCGGCGGAAACCGTACGGCGGTCAGCCAGGACGATACCGACTTCAGCGGATTCTACCTCGGAATCCGGTACCTCGGAAGCCCGCCCGCGCCGTATTGGTCGTTCATGATGGGGAACTCGCCATCTGTTGGTAGTAATCATCGGGCTGACTCCGGTTCGCCGATAACCGCTGCCGATATCGGAAAGTGGACGCATTTGGCTGCTGTCCATGACGCCCAGGTTGGAGTGATGCGTCTCTACGTCAACGGTGAACTTGCAGCGGAGACAACGCGTTCTGCGGTGCCCTGGACGGCAACCGGTCCAGTCGTCGTCGGTCGGGCACTGTGGTACGGGGCGCTGACTGACAGTTGGCGCGGCGAGGTAACCGATCTGCGGATATGGAACCGGGTCATCGTCGCCGACGACCTGCAGGGCACCAACGCCGATCCACAGGCAGGGACGATTGCCATGCGCGGAATCCTCTCCCCGGTCAGGGTCGGCATGTGGGACTTCTCCTGGACTGCCGACTGCTGGTGTGGTGAGGCAATCGATGACGAAAGATGGGGTCGAGACCTCTACCTGGCCGGATGGGATTCCGTTCCCGCGTCAGCGACCTTCACCGAGGACGGCCACGATGACGGCGATGCGGCGTGGTTCGACGGCGCATCCGGCTACGCCTCGACTACTGATCCCTACACCCTGGTGCAGAACCCTGTCGTTCGCACCGATCAGTCGTTCACCGTCTCAGCGTGGGCGCAACTCGACGGCGACCCGGCCGACCCGCTGCCGGCCGGAAACATCTCCGTTGTCGCCCAAGAGGGGACTCAGGTCGACGCCTTTGCGCTCGGCTACCAGGCTGCCGCGCAACGGTGGGCGTTCTGGTTGCACGGTGCCGACGTCAGCAACAGCTCCACGTCGGCAGCAGTGACCTCACCGGTCGTCCCGGTCCCCGGCGAATGGTTCCACCTTGTCGGTGTCTACGACGCCGGGACAGAGTCAGTCACCTTGTATGTGAACGGTCAGGCGGCAGGTCCGGTTTTCCTCAGCGCACCGACCTGGGCTGCGGCCGGCTCCCTCACTCTCGCCCGCGAGCTGTGGAACGGCAACCTCGGCGGATACTTCCCCGGAACCATCGACCAGGTCACGGTCTACGTGGGCGTGATGAACGCCCGCGAGGTCAACAACCTCTATACCACCTCATGA
- the xylB gene encoding xylulokinase codes for MTLVAGVDSSTQSCKVVIRDADTGKLVREGRAAHPDGTEVHPDAWWAALQQAVDAAGGLDDVSAAAVAGQQHGMVCLDEGGDVVRPALLWNDTRSAGAAAELIDEFGGGTAGRQAWADAVGLVPVASFTITKLRWLARTEPASADRTAAVCLPHDWLTWRLAATGDLAALRTDRSDASGTGYWSAATGQYRPDLLEHAFGRTPLVPTVLGPTDPAGALRSGAPLGPGAGDNAAAALGVGARPGDVIVSIGTSGTVFSVADTPAADPSGTVAGFADTTGRFLPLVATLNAARVLDAAAKLLGVDHERLAELALSAPAGADGLVLVPYLEGERTPDRPTASGSLHGLTLASSTPAHLARAAVEGMLCALADGLDALVAQGATVNRVILVGGGARSAAVRRIAPEVFGCPVLVPPPGEYVADGAARQAAWLASGAAEAPDWTPADTEEYAADPVPAIRDRYAEARDHVLNRISAG; via the coding sequence GTGACCCTCGTCGCCGGCGTCGACTCGTCGACCCAGTCGTGCAAGGTGGTGATCCGCGACGCGGACACCGGCAAACTGGTCCGTGAGGGCCGGGCGGCGCATCCGGACGGCACCGAGGTGCACCCGGACGCCTGGTGGGCGGCGCTGCAACAGGCCGTCGACGCCGCCGGCGGGCTGGACGACGTCTCCGCCGCCGCCGTCGCCGGCCAACAGCACGGCATGGTCTGTCTGGACGAGGGCGGCGACGTGGTCCGTCCCGCCCTGCTGTGGAACGACACCCGCTCGGCCGGTGCCGCCGCCGAACTGATCGACGAGTTCGGCGGCGGCACCGCCGGCCGGCAGGCCTGGGCCGACGCGGTCGGCCTGGTGCCGGTGGCCAGCTTCACCATCACCAAACTGCGCTGGCTGGCCCGCACCGAGCCGGCGTCGGCCGACCGTACGGCTGCGGTCTGCCTGCCGCACGACTGGCTGACCTGGCGGCTGGCCGCGACCGGCGACCTCGCCGCGCTGCGCACCGACCGCAGCGACGCCAGCGGCACCGGCTACTGGTCGGCGGCGACCGGCCAGTACCGCCCCGACCTGCTGGAGCATGCCTTCGGCCGGACGCCGCTGGTGCCGACGGTGCTCGGCCCCACCGACCCGGCCGGCGCGTTGCGCTCCGGCGCACCGCTCGGCCCCGGTGCCGGTGACAACGCCGCTGCCGCCCTCGGCGTCGGTGCCCGCCCCGGCGACGTGATCGTCTCGATCGGCACCTCCGGCACGGTGTTCAGCGTCGCCGACACCCCGGCCGCCGACCCCAGCGGCACCGTCGCCGGTTTCGCCGACACCACCGGCCGCTTCCTGCCGCTGGTCGCCACGCTCAACGCCGCCCGGGTGCTCGACGCCGCCGCGAAGCTGCTCGGCGTCGACCACGAGCGGCTGGCCGAGTTGGCGCTGAGCGCGCCGGCCGGCGCCGACGGGCTGGTGCTGGTGCCGTACCTCGAAGGGGAACGCACCCCGGACCGGCCGACGGCCAGCGGGTCGCTGCACGGGCTCACCCTGGCCAGCAGCACCCCCGCGCACCTGGCGCGGGCCGCCGTCGAGGGCATGCTCTGCGCGCTCGCCGACGGGCTGGACGCCCTGGTCGCGCAGGGCGCGACCGTCAACCGGGTCATCCTGGTCGGCGGCGGGGCGCGCTCTGCGGCGGTACGCCGGATCGCGCCCGAGGTGTTCGGCTGCCCGGTGCTGGTGCCGCCGCCGGGGGAGTACGTCGCCGACGGTGCCGCTCGGCAGGCCGCCTGGCTGGCGTCCGGTGCCGCCGAGGCACCGGACTGGACCCCGGCCGACACCGAGGAGTACGCCGCCGACCCGGTGCCCGCCATCCGGGACAGGTACGCCGAGGCGCGCGATCACGTCCTGAACCGGATCTCCGCAGGCTGA
- the xylA gene encoding xylose isomerase, translated as MTVQPTPADKFSFGLWTVGWQARDQFGDASRGPLDAVEAVHQLANLGAYGITFHDDDLIPFGSDTASRDQHIARFRKALEETGLVVPMVTTNLFGHPIFKDGGFTSNDRAIRRFALRKVLRNIDLAAELGAKTFVMWGGREGSEYDHAKDIRAALDRYREAVDLLGQYVVDRGYDLRFAIEPKPNEPRGDILLPTVGHAIAFISSLARPEMVGLNPEVGHEQMAGLNFTHGIAQALWHGKLFHIDLNGQRGVKFDQDLVFGHGDLLNAFSLVDLLENGGPDGGPAYDGPRHFDYKPSRTEDYTGVWASAAANMRTYLLLKERAAAFRADPEVQEALAASKVPDLAVPTLNPGETYTDLLADRSSFEDFDPEAVAEQGFHFVRLNQLAVEHLLGAR; from the coding sequence ATGACAGTCCAGCCCACACCGGCCGACAAATTCTCCTTCGGGCTCTGGACCGTCGGATGGCAGGCCCGTGACCAGTTCGGCGACGCCAGCCGGGGCCCGCTCGACGCGGTCGAGGCGGTGCACCAGCTCGCCAACCTCGGCGCGTACGGGATCACCTTCCACGACGACGACCTGATCCCGTTCGGCTCCGACACGGCCAGCCGCGACCAGCACATCGCCCGGTTCCGCAAGGCACTGGAGGAGACCGGCCTGGTGGTGCCGATGGTCACCACCAACCTGTTCGGCCACCCGATCTTCAAGGACGGCGGCTTCACCAGCAACGACCGCGCCATCCGGCGGTTCGCGCTGCGCAAGGTGCTGCGCAACATCGACCTCGCCGCCGAGCTGGGCGCGAAGACCTTCGTCATGTGGGGCGGCCGGGAAGGCTCCGAGTACGACCACGCCAAGGACATCCGGGCCGCGCTGGACCGCTACCGCGAGGCCGTCGACCTGCTCGGCCAGTACGTCGTCGACCGCGGCTACGACCTGCGCTTCGCCATCGAGCCCAAGCCGAACGAGCCGCGCGGCGACATCCTGCTGCCGACCGTCGGGCACGCGATCGCCTTCATCTCCAGCCTGGCCCGCCCGGAGATGGTCGGCCTCAACCCCGAGGTCGGCCACGAGCAGATGGCCGGGCTCAACTTCACCCACGGCATCGCCCAGGCGCTGTGGCACGGCAAACTGTTCCACATCGACCTCAACGGCCAGCGCGGCGTCAAGTTCGACCAGGACCTGGTCTTCGGCCATGGAGACCTGCTCAACGCGTTCTCCCTGGTCGACCTGCTGGAAAACGGCGGCCCCGACGGCGGCCCGGCCTACGACGGCCCCCGGCACTTCGACTACAAGCCGTCACGCACCGAGGACTACACCGGCGTCTGGGCGTCGGCCGCCGCCAACATGCGGACGTACCTGCTGCTCAAGGAGCGGGCGGCGGCGTTCCGGGCCGACCCGGAGGTGCAGGAGGCCCTCGCGGCCAGCAAGGTCCCGGACCTTGCGGTGCCCACCCTCAACCCCGGCGAGACCTACACCGACCTGCTCGCCGACCGGTCCAGCTTCGAGGACTTCGACCCGGAGGCCGTCGCCGAGCAGGGCTTCCACTTCGTCCGCCTCAACCAGCTCGCGGTCGAGCACCTGCTCGGCGCCCGCTAG
- a CDS encoding ROK family protein, with the protein MRTPESPLRQAGLREHHLGLVVRQVAAAGRPPSRAEIAATTGLTRATVSALVDELIGGRLLTEVDPVPRVGAGRPATGLALAAHGPAGLGLEINVDYLAACVVDLVGAVRHRAVHRADQRPETPEAVLTRLATLAGTVLAAPEVAELPIAGAALAVPGLVTSEGVVRLAPNLGWQDVAVPAALASAGTPLADLPLTVDNEANLAALGELHARSGELATFVYVSGEIGIGAGIVVDGQLFRGARGWSGELGHLAVRPDGPTCRCGARGCLEQYAGQEAILRAAGLADQGLTAAEALRQLAGRAADGQPQVRRALAAAAGALGVVLAGVVNLLDVQTVLLGGIYAPLAPWLSPVVEAEIGRRVLTAGWSPVAVQPSVLGPEAAATGAAGAVVRAVRDHPAPWLALP; encoded by the coding sequence ATGCGCACGCCAGAATCTCCGCTACGCCAGGCTGGCCTGCGCGAGCACCACCTCGGCCTGGTGGTCCGCCAGGTCGCCGCCGCCGGACGACCACCGTCGCGGGCCGAGATCGCCGCCACCACCGGGCTCACCCGGGCCACCGTCTCGGCGCTCGTCGACGAACTGATCGGCGGCCGGCTGCTGACCGAGGTCGACCCGGTGCCCCGCGTCGGTGCCGGCCGACCCGCCACCGGGCTGGCCCTCGCCGCACACGGACCCGCCGGCCTCGGCCTGGAGATCAACGTCGACTACCTGGCCGCCTGCGTCGTCGACCTGGTCGGCGCGGTCCGCCACCGCGCCGTACACCGCGCCGACCAGCGCCCGGAAACCCCCGAGGCGGTGCTGACCCGGCTGGCGACGCTCGCCGGCACCGTCCTGGCCGCTCCGGAGGTCGCCGAACTGCCGATCGCCGGTGCGGCGCTGGCCGTACCCGGCCTGGTGACCAGCGAGGGCGTCGTCCGGCTGGCCCCCAACCTCGGCTGGCAGGACGTCGCGGTGCCGGCCGCCCTGGCCTCCGCCGGCACCCCGCTGGCCGACCTGCCGTTGACCGTCGACAACGAGGCGAACCTCGCGGCCCTGGGTGAACTACACGCCCGCAGCGGCGAGCTGGCCACGTTCGTCTACGTATCCGGCGAGATCGGCATCGGTGCCGGCATCGTCGTCGACGGGCAGCTGTTCCGGGGCGCCCGTGGTTGGAGCGGCGAACTCGGTCACCTCGCGGTCCGCCCGGACGGCCCGACCTGCCGCTGCGGTGCGCGCGGCTGCCTGGAGCAGTACGCCGGCCAGGAGGCGATCCTGCGGGCCGCCGGGCTCGCCGACCAGGGGCTGACCGCCGCCGAGGCGCTGCGGCAGCTGGCCGGGCGCGCTGCGGACGGCCAACCGCAGGTACGCCGTGCGCTGGCCGCCGCCGCCGGGGCCCTCGGTGTGGTCCTCGCCGGAGTGGTCAACCTGCTGGACGTGCAGACGGTGCTGCTGGGCGGGATCTACGCGCCGCTGGCCCCCTGGCTGTCGCCGGTGGTCGAGGCGGAAATCGGTAGGCGGGTGCTCACGGCCGGCTGGTCTCCGGTGGCCGTACAGCCGTCGGTTCTCGGCCCTGAGGCCGCCGCGACCGGCGCGGCCGGAGCGGTGGTACGGGCGGTCCGTGACCACCCGGCCCCCTGGCTCGCCCTCCCCTGA
- a CDS encoding sugar transferase produces the protein MVQPDSVPEAPTAVLHARQRAYVRAIAALDMSILCTAVLAGYLVRFGTEEATGAALSYVLVTPCLLIAWLASLKLLRCYDDRVLGYGADEYRRVITASLRLAGTVAIIGYVANVGISRGFLAVAFSVGTVGLVAGRFGARKYLHRRRAVGAGWFRKVLVVGDTPHVLELVHTLRREPYAGYRVVGACIPDALLAPVPQRLGDVPVAGSFRNIPDAAAATGADTVAVTASGELTATRLRRLGWQLEGTGIDLVLAPALTDVAGPRIHTRPVAGLPLIHVEAPEFRGTRKLVKGFVDRSVSLLALTVLLPVLTLIALAIKLDNRGPVIFKQVRVGQGGREFHVYKFRTMVVNADALLAELVAKNETDGLMFKMRDDPRITRVGRFLRKFSLDELPQLANVLFGHMSLVGPRPPLPSEVARYDGDVARRLLVKPGMTGLWQVSGRSDLSWEDGIRLDLYYVENWSLASDLTILWKTFGAVVNGRGAY, from the coding sequence GTGGTGCAACCGGACTCCGTTCCGGAGGCACCGACTGCGGTTCTGCACGCACGACAGCGTGCCTACGTCCGGGCGATCGCAGCCCTGGACATGAGCATCCTCTGCACGGCCGTGCTGGCCGGCTACCTGGTCCGCTTCGGCACCGAGGAGGCCACCGGCGCGGCCCTGTCCTACGTACTGGTCACACCCTGCCTGCTGATCGCGTGGCTGGCCTCGCTGAAGCTGCTGCGCTGCTACGACGACCGGGTGCTCGGCTACGGCGCCGACGAGTACCGCCGGGTCATCACCGCCAGCCTGCGGCTCGCCGGCACGGTGGCGATCATCGGGTACGTCGCCAACGTCGGCATCAGCCGCGGCTTCCTGGCGGTGGCCTTCTCGGTGGGCACCGTCGGTCTGGTGGCCGGGCGGTTCGGTGCCCGTAAGTACCTGCACCGGCGGCGGGCCGTCGGGGCCGGCTGGTTCCGCAAGGTGCTGGTGGTGGGCGACACCCCGCACGTGCTGGAGCTGGTGCACACCCTGCGCCGCGAGCCGTACGCCGGTTACCGGGTGGTCGGTGCCTGCATCCCGGACGCGTTGCTGGCCCCGGTGCCGCAGCGGCTCGGGGACGTACCGGTCGCCGGTTCGTTCCGCAACATTCCGGACGCCGCCGCCGCGACCGGGGCCGACACCGTCGCGGTGACCGCCTCCGGTGAGCTGACCGCGACCCGGCTTCGCCGGCTCGGCTGGCAGTTGGAGGGCACCGGCATCGACCTGGTGCTGGCTCCGGCGTTGACCGACGTCGCCGGCCCCCGGATCCACACCCGGCCGGTCGCCGGGCTGCCGCTGATCCACGTCGAGGCACCGGAGTTCCGGGGGACCCGCAAGCTGGTCAAGGGCTTCGTCGACCGGTCGGTTTCGCTGCTGGCGTTGACCGTGCTGCTGCCGGTGCTGACGCTGATCGCCCTGGCGATCAAGCTCGACAACCGGGGTCCGGTGATCTTCAAGCAGGTACGGGTCGGTCAGGGCGGCCGGGAGTTCCACGTCTACAAGTTCCGGACCATGGTCGTCAACGCCGACGCCCTGCTCGCCGAGCTCGTCGCGAAGAACGAGACCGACGGGTTGATGTTCAAGATGCGCGACGACCCCCGGATCACCCGGGTGGGCCGGTTCCTGCGCAAGTTCTCCCTCGACGAGCTGCCGCAGCTGGCCAACGTGCTGTTCGGGCACATGAGCCTGGTGGGTCCCCGGCCGCCGCTGCCGTCGGAGGTCGCCCGCTACGACGGCGACGTCGCCCGGCGGCTGCTGGTGAAGCCGGGGATGACCGGCCTGTGGCAGGTCAGTGGGCGCTCCGACCTGTCGTGGGAGGACGGCATCCGCCTCGACCTCTACTACGTGGAGAACTGGTCCCTGGCGAGCGACCTGACCATCCTGTGGAAGACCTTCGGCGCCGTCGTCAACGGCCGAGGCGCCTACTGA
- a CDS encoding VWA domain-containing protein, which translates to MALVVVVAGVWFGYQRLSAPSCSGELPLVVSAAPEIAPALQAAAEEWRTDAGAVGDTCVAVQVAAADPVDVAAVVAGQHGVALAGVGQASGTAVAPHVWVPDSSTWLARLSSLAPGFAPDNNASVARSPVVVAMPEPVAANLGWPEQQLTWTDLLQQITTGTDLRTGIVDPTRDAAGLSGLLALGAAASEAGENAQQATTAALRALATGRSALREDLLARFPRSADPASVASSLSAAALSEEDVIEYNATQPPIPLAALYLEPAPTSLDYPYAVLPGADPATSAAAAGFFARLGQAPFRDRLGDQGLRSADGTWGAGFSAPQGAPSPAGTAPAAATPQTGGTAAGGLDPVVIDRVLASWTSVTLPARMLAVIDVSGSMLDPVPTAGGATRADVTREAARRGLALFDDSWALGLWIFSTELEGAQDWRELVPISPLSSRRSALEASLAEVVPKRNGNTGLYDTTLAAYLAVQDEWAAGRVNSVVMFTDGRNEDDEGMTQDQLLAELAEVADPQRPIQMIYVGIGDGVSQEELESITEVTGGGVFVTEDPANIGDILLKAIALRPTTVR; encoded by the coding sequence ATGGCGCTCGTCGTCGTTGTCGCCGGCGTCTGGTTCGGCTACCAACGGCTGTCGGCACCGTCGTGCTCCGGGGAACTGCCGCTGGTGGTCTCGGCCGCGCCGGAGATCGCCCCGGCCCTGCAGGCCGCCGCCGAGGAGTGGCGCACCGACGCCGGCGCGGTCGGTGACACCTGCGTCGCGGTCCAGGTCGCTGCGGCCGACCCGGTCGACGTGGCCGCCGTCGTCGCCGGGCAGCACGGCGTCGCCCTGGCCGGCGTCGGCCAGGCCAGCGGTACGGCGGTCGCCCCGCACGTCTGGGTGCCGGACTCGTCGACCTGGCTGGCCCGGCTGAGCTCGCTGGCACCCGGGTTCGCCCCGGACAACAACGCCTCGGTCGCCCGCAGCCCGGTCGTGGTCGCCATGCCCGAACCGGTCGCGGCCAACCTCGGCTGGCCCGAGCAGCAACTCACCTGGACCGACCTGCTGCAGCAGATCACTACCGGTACCGACCTGCGTACCGGCATCGTCGACCCGACCCGGGACGCGGCCGGGCTCTCCGGCCTGCTCGCCCTCGGCGCGGCCGCCAGCGAGGCCGGCGAGAACGCCCAGCAGGCGACGACCGCCGCGCTGCGCGCCCTGGCGACCGGGCGGTCGGCGTTGCGCGAGGACCTGCTGGCCCGGTTCCCGCGCTCGGCGGATCCGGCGTCGGTCGCCTCGTCGCTCAGCGCCGCCGCGTTGAGCGAGGAGGACGTGATCGAGTACAACGCGACCCAGCCGCCGATCCCGCTGGCCGCGCTGTACCTGGAACCCGCGCCGACCTCGCTGGACTACCCGTACGCCGTGCTGCCCGGCGCGGACCCGGCCACCTCCGCCGCCGCAGCCGGATTCTTCGCCCGACTCGGCCAGGCCCCGTTCCGTGACCGCCTCGGTGACCAAGGGCTGCGCAGCGCCGACGGCACCTGGGGAGCCGGGTTCAGCGCCCCGCAGGGTGCGCCCAGCCCGGCGGGCACCGCGCCGGCCGCAGCCACCCCGCAGACCGGTGGTACGGCGGCCGGTGGGCTCGACCCGGTCGTCATCGACCGGGTGCTGGCCAGCTGGACCTCGGTCACCCTGCCGGCCCGGATGCTGGCGGTGATCGACGTCTCCGGGTCGATGCTGGACCCGGTGCCGACCGCCGGCGGGGCCACCCGCGCCGACGTCACCCGGGAAGCGGCTCGGCGCGGACTCGCCCTTTTCGACGATTCCTGGGCGCTCGGTCTATGGATCTTCTCCACTGAGCTGGAGGGGGCGCAGGACTGGCGCGAACTGGTGCCGATCAGCCCCTTGAGTAGCCGCCGGTCCGCCCTCGAGGCGTCCCTGGCCGAGGTGGTGCCGAAACGGAATGGAAACACCGGTCTGTACGACACGACACTGGCCGCCTATCTGGCGGTGCAGGACGAGTGGGCAGCCGGGCGTGTCAACTCGGTGGTCATGTTCACGGATGGTAGGAACGAGGACGACGAAGGTATGACCCAGGATCAGTTGCTTGCCGAGTTGGCCGAGGTGGCGGACCCGCAGCGACCGATCCAGATGATCTATGTCGGCATCGGCGACGGAGTGAGTCAGGAGGAGTTGGAGTCGATCACCGAGGTGACCGGTGGCGGCGTCTTCGTGACCGAGGACCCTGCGAACATCGGCGACATCCTGCTGAAGGCGATCGCGCTGCGGCCCACAACCGTCCGCTGA